Below is a window of Leucobacter chromiiresistens DNA.
ACGCCGTCGACGACCTCGACGGGCTCGCCGAGCGCGGCGGAGCCGTTCGAGAACTGCACGGTGCCCGCCTGGTCAGCGGGGGTGACGTCGGCGGTGAGGGTGACCTCGGCGCCTGCGCGCACGCTCTCGACGTCGGCCTGGAGCGTCGTCGAGGTCTTGACGATCGGAGCGCCGTAGTTCAGGCGCACTTCCTGCTCCTGCGCCGCGTTGGTGACGCCGCCTGCCGCGTAGGTGAAGACGCCGTAGCTGCCGTCCACCGGCGCGGGCTTCGCAGCGTCGCGATCCTGCAGCGTCGCCGTCCACTCGAACGAGCCGTCGGCGTTCAGCTCGACCCACTGGCCGCGCACGGCGCCCTGGTACTGGGTCGGAATCGCGTTCAGCGTGTCTTCCGTCAGCACCCAGCCCTGAGTCGCGCTGAGTCGCTGCGTCGACGCGGCGCCCGCCGAGGGCTTCCAGTTCTCGGCGAACTCGCCGAATACGACGTACGTGCCCTGGGGCAGCGTGTTCGGGATCGGCATGCCGCGGCCGCCGACGTTCGCCTCGGGATCGAAGCCCTGGCCCTTGACGACGAGCTTGTCGCCCGCCGAGACGCGGGTGTCGCCGACCGGCGTCACGCCGTCCTCGAGGTAGACGTCGATCTTCGGAGCCCAGACCTTCTGCTCCTCGACCGTGACGGTCGCGCTCGTCGTCGTCGTCGATGCGGCGAACGCCGAAGCGTCGGTGGGCGTGAACTTCGCCTCGACCGCGTTCGCGCCGACCGGAAGTGTGTCGATGCTGAACTTCGCGACGCCGTTCGCGACCGGGATCGCCGGCGAGATCTCGCCGACGCCGTTGGCGGTGCGGTTCGTGAACGTGACCGACCCCGCCGCCTCTGCCGGTGCGACGGTCGCCGTGAACTCGACGCTGTCGCCCTGGGTGACCTTCGACGCGCTCGCGGCGATCGACGTGGTGGTCTCCGTTGCGGGAACCGCGCTGACGGGTGCGGTGAAGGTGATCGGATCGAGCGCTGTGCCAGCCGGATACTGAGAGAGAGCCTTAGCACCTTCAGTTGTCAGTGTCGTCGGAGCGGAAGTCCAGGTGTACGTCGAACCGGAAGCGCTCGGTGCAGGGAGCGCGATATCCGCGAAGTGCACGTCATCGAGCGAGTAGCGCTCGCCGACGGCGCCCGCCTGAGCGCCCGCGAACTCGCGGCCGTCGACATCGAAGTAGAGCTCGGCGGTCGATGCCGACGTCACCTTGACCTGCGGCTGCGTCAGCGAGAGGTCAAGACTGTAATCGTCACCGCTCGCGTGGCCCTGGAAGTGCACCCCGTCGTTCTCTCCGAAGGCGATCTCGAGACCCGAACCGTCGAGGTTCGCGGTGCCTGATCCGCCCGCCCACGCGTACGGACCCGATCCGGTGGTCGCACCGAGGTTCGTCACTTTGCCGTTGGCGATCGTGCCAGTGATGTAGTTGCGGAACGACGACTTCACGCCCCAGCTGAGCGTCGCGTCTGCCACGACTCCGTCGCCCGGAGCGGCGTTCGCCGCCACGGGTGCGAGCGCCAGGCCGCTGGCGACGAGCAAGCCCGTCGTCGCGGTGGCGAGCACACGCCGCCAGTTCTTCTGTGCAGTCATGAAGAGTGCACTCCTTATCTGTTTTGGTATTGGCCACCGCGCAAACAGCAACCCGCTCATCGGATTGAACTGAGGCTCCCCTAACCTGCAGTACCGCATATAGTCTGACGATTTTCATCAGACGTTGCAACTCTTGCGTTATCTTCCGCTCCCATCCCGCCGGTCGCACGGATCCCGGCGCGCCCCGCCGCCCCGCTCCGCCCCGCTTCGCTCCGCGCAGGGCGAACGACGCGCCCTGCGCCTGCACACGTCGCGGGCGTACACTGGCCGAGCCAATTACGACACCGGAGGTCGCCATGAGCAAGCCCATCGATTCGGCCGACTACCCGTTCCAGCTCAGCGAGAGCGAGTGGCGCGAACGCCTCGCGCCTGATGAGTACGCCGTGCTGCGCAATCAGGGCACCGAGCGGGCGGGCACCGGTGAGTTGCTCGACGAGGAGCGCGACGGCCTGTACCGTTGCCGCGCCTGCAGCAACGAGCTCTTCGTCGCGGGCACGAAGTTCGACTCGGGCTGCGGATGGCCGAGCTTCTACGAGAGCGTGCGTCCCGGCGCGGTCGAACTCCTCGAAGACCGGAGCCTCGGCATGGTGCGCACCGAAGTGCGCTGCGCTCGCTGCGGCTCGCACCTCGGCCACGTCTTCCCCGACGGATTCGGCACCCCGACGGGCGACCGCTACTGCATGAACTCGCTCTCGCTGAGCTTCGAGCCCGGCGCGCAGCCCGGCGAGCCTGGCGCGGAGCGCGACGACGCATGAGCGAGTACGGGGGGCCGGCGTACCGCGCGCTGCGGCGCCGGCGCTCTCACTCGAAGGTCACGGAGGAGGCGCCGAGCCGCGAGGAGCTCGAGGCGTACGTCGCGGCGATGGCGAGCGTCTCCGATCACTCCCGCATGCGGCCGTGGCGCATCATCGAGTTGCGGGGCAAGGATCGCAAGAAACTCGCGAAAGGGCTGGCGAAGGCCTCGGGTGAGGATCGCGGCAAGTACATCGCGAAGATGACGCGCGCCCCGCTGGTGCTCGTCATCGTGGTCAGCCCGGGAGATACCCGTAAGGTGCCGCTCTGGGAGCAGGAGGCCGTCGCGAGCGGGGTGGCGCATCTCCTCGGGCTCCTGCTGCACGAGTCGGGGTGGGGCTCGATCTGGAAGAGCGGCACGCACACGCGCAGCAAGGCGGTGCGCAAAGCCCTGGGCGTGCGGAAGCCCGAGTATCTGCTCGGCTGGCTGCACGTGGGCGGGATCCCCGAGCGCGATCGGGCGGAGAAGCCTCGGAAGCCGCTGGATCTCTCGCGGCATCTCAGCGGACCGGGTTAGCCCTCCGTCGACCGGCGGCGGGAGGGGAGCGCGGCGACGACCACCGCGAGCAGTGCGACCGCCGATCCGGCGATCATGCCCTGCGTCAGCCCGCCCGCGAGCGGAGCGCCCGCTTCGAAGGCGACCGAGGCGATCAGCTGACCGGCGACGTTCGACATGCTGAGCAGCAGCACGCCTGCCGTGCGCACAAGCATCGCGGCGACGGCGATGAAGAGCGTGCCGATCACTCCGCCGATATAGAAGTACGGCGCCGTCGGCCACGCGGTCGGCCAGCCGTCGACGGCGACGGAGATCACCGCCATCACTGCGAGGATCGCCGTGCCGACGACGAAGTTCACGAACGTCGAGGTGACCGCGCTCTGCGCCGCGGCCCGCACGAGGCCGTTCACCATGGACTGCGCGGAGACCCCGACGCCGATGATCACGGGGAACACCATGAGCCAGGCGCCGTGCACGCCCCCGAATCCGACCGAGAGCGCCACGGCGACGATCGCGAGCGCGGTTCCGATCACGCGCATCGGGGTGGGGTCGATGCGTCCGCCCGGGCCGAGACCCGCGCGATCGAGCAGCAGTCCGCCGAGCACCTGGCCCGCGACGATGCCGACGGTGAACAGCGCGAGCCCCATGATCGGCGTGACGAGGCCCTGGGCGAGCACGAAGAAGGCGCCCCCCGCGCCGCCGAACAGCGTCCACACGGGCAGCGAGCGGGATCGCACCTCGTCGCGCAGGCGGACGAGCCCGGTACGACCCCTCCGCGTGATGAGCACCGCGATGCACATGACGATGAGCCCCGACCCGAAGGAGACGGCGGCCGTGACGTATCCGTTGCCGAGTTCCTGGCTCAGCCCTCCGTTGATGCGGGACTGCACGGCGACCAGCACGCCGGCGAGCCCCGAACCGATGAGGGCGGCCCAGACGGGAATCGAGGAATTCGGCACTCCTCCCACCTTACTCCGACTGCGGTCAGGCCTCTGACGCAGTTGCCCGAGCGCCGACTCCTCCGCCGATTCCCCGCCGAAACGCCCAGCCCCTGTCGGGATCGCGTCCGCCCGACAAGGGTTCGGTGAACGAGCGGGGGTTCGGCGGGAAGGCGCCGCGAGCGGAGCGAGTGGAGCCGCCTGTCGGACTCGCCCGCCGCGCTCGGAGCAACGCGCCAGCGTTGCGCGCGGCGAGCCGATGGAGCCTGCGACATCGGAGTCGGTTCGCAGGCCGAACAGCGGCGCCGCGAGCGGAGCGAGTGGAGCCGCCTGTCGGACTCGAACCGACCACCTGCGCTTTACAAGGGCGCTGCTCTACCAGATGAGCTAAGGCGGCGTGGGGGCGGACGATCGCTCGACCGCCCCGTTCAATCTTACTCGGAGTCGGCCGGAGCCTCGGCCGATGCGTTCTGCTGCTCGAGTTCGCTCTTGACCTTCAGCAGGTACGACTCGAGGTCGCCGTCGCGGCTCTGGCTCCACTGCTGACCGTTCACGATGACGGTCGGCGTGCTCACGAGGCGCTGCGGCTCGTCGGCGTCCTGCAGCGTCACGCCGTCGGCGCCGAGCAGCTGCGCTCCCTTGGCGAGACCCTGGATGCCCACTTCGCTGACCTGCTTGTAGTTCGCGGAGATGAAGCTGCCGAAGGTGCGATCCTTCACGCACTGGCGCAGTTCGGTGTCGGCCTCCGCGCCCGCGGCCTCGGCCTGCTCGATGAGCTGTTCGTCGGTGAGGCCGGTGGTGCTCTCGGCGGGCTGCACCTCGGCGCTGAGCAGCGCGTTGTTCAGCTTGAACGCGTAGCCGGGCTGCTGGTCGACGACGCAGGCGAAGAGGTTCGCGGCGCGCGTCGAGTACTTCGAGCCGAGTGAGGCGTTGTCGAGGAAGTTGAGGGGGTAGATCGTCATCTCGACGTCGCCCGCGCCCACGTAGTTCTCGAGCATGGTGCCGTACTGCTGCTCGAACTGGCCGCAGTAGGGGCACATGTAGTCGGCGTACACGGTGACCTCGACGGGGAGCTCGTCGAAGTTCTGCTCGGGCGCGACGCGCTCCTCGCCTGCGGGCAGCGCCGGGCCGGTGACGACCTTGAGGTCCTTGCCGAAGACTGCGCCGCCCGACGCCATGTTCTCGGGGCCGGGGCCGGCGGGCTTGATCGACTGCGTCAGCACGAGGGCGACGATCGCGAGTACCGCGATCACGCCGACGGCGATGCCGCCCTGCAGGAAGAGGCGATTGCGCTTCTCCCGCTTCTTCTCCTGCTCCCGCGCTGCGGCGGCCTCGGCGCGCGCCTGGGCGCGCCGCTCGTTCTTCGTGGGACGGGGGTTCGTCTCGTGTGCCATGGGTGTTCTCTCAGTCGGTCCGGCGGAGCGGATCACGGATCAGATCGGGGGCGCGAGCGCCCTACTTCTTCTTGGCGGAGCGGCGATCGGCGCGGTTCGTGGAGCCGTTGCCCGACTGCTGGCCGAATGCGCCGCGCGCCTGCTGCGCGGGCTTGCCGGCCCCCGCCTTCGGCTCGTCGGCACCGGTGACGGCCGGGGCGCCGTCCTCGTTCGGGGCGCTGTAGCTGAGCTTCGACTGGTCGGTCGCCTGCTCGGCTTCGAGGCCGCCGCCTTCGAGGTGCACGTGATCCTGCGGGCCCTCGGCGGGCCGCACCTTGACCTCGAGGTTGTAGAGCAGCCCCATGGACTCCTCCTTGATCTGCCCCATCATACCCTCGAAGAGGGTGAAGCCCTCGCGCTGGTACTCGACGAGCGGGTCTCGCTGCGCCATCGCGCGCAGGCCGATGCCCTCCTTGAGGTATTCCATCTCGTAGAGGTGGTCGCGCCAGCGGCGGTCGATGGTGGCCAGCACGACGCGGCGCTCGAGTTCGCGCATCGCCTCGCTGCCGAGGGTCTCCTCGCGCTTGGTGTACGCCACCTCGGCGTCGGAGAGGATCTCGCGGCGCAGGAACGCGCGATCCACGCGACGCGCCCCGCCGGCCTCGGCGACGAGCTCGTCGATGGTGAGGCCCACCGGGTAGACCTGGCGCAGGTCGTTGAACAGGGCGTCGAAGTCCCATTCGCCGTCGCGGCCGTGGGAGTCGAGGATCGCGTCGATCGTCTGCTCGCGGAACGCGTCGATGCGCGGCTCGATCTCTTCGCCGTCGAGGATCTGCTGGCGGTCGCTGTAGATCGCCTTGCGCTGGCGGTCGAGCACGTCGTCGTACTTGAGCACGTTCTTGCGGATCTCGGCGTTGCGCTGCTCGACCTGGCTCTGCGCGCTCTGGATGGCGCGCGACACGACCTTGGACTCGATGGCGAGATCGTCGGGGAAGCTGTCGCGGTTCATGAGCGCCGCCGCTGCGCCCGAGTTGAACAGGCGCATGAGGTCGTCGCCGAGCGACAGGTAGAAGCGGCTCTCGCCGGGGTCGCCCTGTCGGCCGGAGCGGCCGCGCAGCTGGTTGTCGATGCGCCGGGACTCGTGGCGCTCGGTGCCGAGCACGTAGAGGCCGCCGACCTCGATGACCTTCTCCGCCTCGGCGCTCACCGTCTCCTTGACGGCGGCGAAGACGTCGTCCCAGGCGGCCTCGTAGGCGTCGGGATCCTCGTCGGTCGAGAGGCCCCGGGAGGCCATCTCCTGCACGGCGAGGAACTCGGCGTTGCCGCCGAGCATGATGTCGGTGCCTCGGCCGGCCATGTTCGTGGCGACGGTCACCGACCCGAGGCGGCCCGCCTGCGCGATGATCGCGGCCTCGCGCGCGTGGTTCTTCGCGTTCAGCACCTCGTGGCGCACGCCGGCCTTCGCCAGCAGGCGCGAGAGGTACTCGCTCTTCTCGACGCTCGTGGTGCCGACCAGTACGGGCTGCCCCTTCTCGTAGCGCTCCGCGATGTCGACGACGACCTGGGCGAACTTCGCCTCCTCGTTCTTGTAGACGAGGTCGGGCTGGTCCTTGCGCTGCATCGAGCGGTTCGTCGGGATCGGCACGACGCCGAGCCCGTAGGTCGACATGAACTCGCTCGCCTCGGTCTCGGCCGTACCGGTCATGCCCGAGAGCTTCTCGTAGAGGCGGAAGTAGTTCTGCAGGGTGACGGTGGCGAGCATCTGGTTCTCGGCCTTGACCTGCACGCCCTCCTTGGCCTCGATCGCCTGGTGCATGCCCTCGTTGTAGCGGCGCCCGGCCAGGATGCGGCCGGTGTGCTCGTCGACGATCAGCACCTCGCCGTTGAGCACGACGTAGTCCTTGTCGCGGGTGAAGAGCGCCCGCGCCTTGATCGAGTTGTTGAGGAACGAGATGAGCGGGGTGTTCACCGACTCGTAGAGGTTGGTGATGCCGAGGTGATCCTCGACCTTCTCGATGCCGGGCTCGAGCACGCCGACGGTGCGCTTCTTCTCGTCGATCTCGAAGTCGACTCCCGGTTCGAGCTTGCGCGCGATCCGCGCGAACTCGGCGAACCACCGGTTGGCCTCGCCCGAGGCGGGGCCCGAGATGATGAGCGGGGTGCGGGCCTCGTCGATCAGGATCGAGTCGACCTCGTCGATGATCGCGAAGAAGTGGCCGCGCTGCACGCGCTCCGCCGCGGAGGAGGCCATGTTGTCGCGGAGGTAGTCGAAGCCGAACTCGTTGTTCGTGCCGTACGTGATGTCGGCGTTGTACTGCTCGCGACGGGTCGCGGGATCCTGGCCAGAGACGATGCAGCCGGTCGTGAGCCCGAGGGCGCGGAAGACGCGGCCCATGAGCTCGCTCTGGTAGGTCGCGAGGTAGTCGTTGACGGTGACGATGTGCACGCCCTTGCCGGCGAGGGCGTTCAGGTACGCCGGCATCGTCGCGACGAGGGTCTTGCCCTCACCGGTCTTCATCTCGGAGATGTTGCCGTTGTGCAGGTTCGCGCCGCCCATGATCTGCACGGGGAACGGGTTGAGCCCGATGGTGCGCTTGGCGGCTTCGCGCACGGCGGCGAAGGCTTCGGGGAGCAGGTCGTCGAGGGTCTCCCCCTTCTCGAGTCGCTCGCGGAACTCCGTGGTCTCTTCGCGAAGCTCCTCATCGCTGAGGTCTGCGAAGGTGCTCTCCAGATTCGCTACGAGCTTCGCCTGCCGCTCGAGCTTCTTCAGGATCCGTCCTTCACCGACGCGAAGAAGCTTCTCGAGAACTGTCGCCACGTTGTCTCTCCTGTACGTTCCGCGCGGTGTGGTTGCCCATGGTTCGGGGTCACCGCCGTTGCCACAATGTGACAACTCCTCAGCTTAGCAACGGCATGCTCCTCCCCGGCTGAGGAGATGCCAATATGGAGGCGGGATTCGTTTCCGCCCTTCGGAGCGCGAGTGCCCGCGTCGCGCATCTCGGAAGGAAGGACGCCATGCCGCCTGCAGCGGGTGAGGTACTGGTGGTGCTCCCCACGTACAACGAGCGGGCATCGCTGGCAGCGGTGGTGGCGGGCATCCGCGCGCACGTGCCGAGCGCCCGCATCCTCATCGTCGACGACGGCAGCCCCGACGGCACGGGCGACGCGGCGGACGAGCTGGCCGCCGAGGACGCGCACGTCGCCGTGCATCATCGCAGCGGCAAGCTGGGGCTCGGATCGGCGTATGTGCACGGGTTCGGCGCCGCCGAGCGGGGCGGGTACCGGTTCGTCGTCGCGATGGACTCCGACGGATCGCATCGGCCCGAGGATCTGCCGGCGCTCATGGCCGCCGCGCGTTCCGGCGCGGGCCTCGCGATCGGCACGCGGTGGATCGCGGGCGGGCGGATCGTCAACTGGCCGCTCATCCGCCGATGGATCTCGCGGGGCGGCACCGGGTTCGCGCGCGCGGTGCTCGGGTCGCAGTTGCACGATCTGACGAGCGGGTTCCGCGTGATCGAGCTCGACTGGCTGCGCCGCATCGATCTCGACGCGCTCGATTCGCAGGGGTACGGCTTCCAGGTGGAGACCGCCTGGCGGCTGGAGCAGCTCGGCTGCCCGATCGCGGAGGTGCCGATCACCTTCGTGGAGCGCGCCGACGGCCGGTCGAAGATGACGCTCGGCATCGTGCTCGAGGCGTTCGGCAATGTCGTGCGGTGGGGCTGGCGGGCGAGGCGGCAGCGCAGCACGGCCCGCTGAACGCGACGGAGCGGGGTCGCCGTCGGCGACCCCGCTCCGAATGCCCTCCGGCGGTGCGGTGATGCGGTGGTGCGGCGGCTCGGCCGGCGCTAGGCGGTCTCAGAGAGTGAGATCACGCCGTAGTTCCAGCCTTTGCGGCGGTACACCACGCTCGGGCTCCCGCCCTCCTCTTCGATGAAGAGGAAGAAGTCGTGGCCGACGAGCTCCATGCGGTCGACGGCGTCTTCGACGGCCATGCGCTCGGCGGGGAACTCCTTCGTGCGGATGACGACCGGCGAGTAGTCCTGCTCCTCCGAGTTCACCACCGGCACCTCGCCGGTGGCGACGGCCTCGAGCACTTCGAGGGGGGCGGGGGTGACGTCGATCATCTCGAAATCGTTCGCGGCGGCGTCCGCCAGCGAGGTGCGTCCGCGGCCTCGGCGATCCTGTCGCTTGTCCTTCATGCGACGGATGCGTTCGAGCACGCGCCCGTAGGCGATGTCGAACGCCGAGTACTTGTCTCCTCCGGCTGATTCAGCGCGGATCACGGGGCCCGGCCCGATGAGGGTGATCTCGACGTGATCACCGTGCTGGGGGCTCCGGTCGCTCTGCCGAGAGACTCTCACTTCGAACGCCTGCGCGCGGGGCAGCAGCCCCTCCACTTTGTCCGTCTTCGCTTCGACGTAGCTCTCGAAGCGATCGGTGATTCCGACGTTCTTGCCGCGGATGTTCACGTCCATGGTGACCTCCCTGAGTACTCGGGCGGGTGTGCCATCTGGCGCACCGTTACGCCTTTCTCGAACTCTACTCCACTCGCGCGACGCGTTTCCACCTCGGCAGAACTTCATCCGCTACTTCGCAGGTAGGCCCGCGGCATCGCGCCGTTCGGCCGTGCAGAGCGCGACGATCACCGCGACGCTCGCGCCCGCGCGCTCCAGCGCGTCTCGTGCCGCGCGCACGCTGGCGCCCGTCGTGATGATGTCGTCGACGAGCACGACGCGCCGGCCGTGGATGACCCGGCGGGCAGCGCGGCGGACGGCGATCCGCCGCGCATTGCGCTCCCGTTGCGCGGCGCGGAGGCCGACCTGGCCGACCCGGCCCCGGGTAGTGCGCAGCGCGCGGACGCGCAGTGCGGGTGCGCGCTGACGGCGGAGGGCCGAGGCGATGAGCAGGTCGAGGTGCCGGTACCCGCGCTCGCGCACCCCGCGGGGGCGGGAGGGCATCGCTACGACGAGCGGCGCTCCCGGCTCCCCTGGCGCGCCGGCCGGCGCCGAGGGCGCGGCGAGGCGGATGGCGCGCAGGAGCGGAGCGCGCAGCGCCTCTCCGAGCATGCGGCGGAAGCTCTCGCGGCCCCCGTGCTTGAACGCGACGAGCACGGCGCGAAGCGGCCCCTCGTACCGGCCGCGCACGATGCAGGGCAACCCGTCGAGCTCGCGCGCGAGCATCTCGGGAGGCTCCCCGATGCGCGCCCGGCACGATCGGCAGCACTCCCTGTCGGCCGCGCCGCAGCCGACGCACGCCGTCGGCCACACGAGGGCGGCGAGATCGAGCGCGAGCTCGCGAAGCCGGAGCGAGGGCCGCAGCGGGGTCGGCGACAGGGGAGACGACGGAGGCGGTGGCGGGGTGCGAGCGGTCATGCCTCCAGCATCGCGGGCCGCGCCGCCCGATCCAGCCGTTGCGCGGAGGCGGTGGACAACTGCGGCGGTGAGCGGCGGCGGCAGACCTGTGCGCGGTGATCCGGGCGCCGCCGGCGACTCGGAGGCCGCCGGAGCGCAGCACTCAGCCGTGCTTGGCGAGCAGCTCGATGCCCGTCAGCGCCCGCTGCCACCCGCTCCCCTGCGAGGCGTAGAGATCGCCCTTCGCGCTCAGCACGCGCAGCTGCGAGCGCGCCGAGCCGCCCGCGACCTGCGCACCGCCCTGCACGCCGCCCTGCTCGACCGGGATCAGGCCGACGCCCCCGATGGTCACCCGACTGGTCGCATCGACCTTCGAGAGCGCGGCGAAGCGCGTCTGCCCCACCCAGTCCAGGTCGACGGGGGCCCCGCTCGTCCAGAGCTGCACGTCGGCCTCGTCAGTGGTGCGCACCGGGGCTCCCTCGGCGTCGCGCTCGACGCCTGCGACGAGCACCTGACTCCCCTGCTCGTCGCTCACGAGCGCCGCCACCCGCATCCCGTCGGGCGAGAGTCGCATCGCGACCGGGGTGCGCCCGGCGAGCCAGGGGGCCGGCACATCCGTCGCCGTGCCGTCGCGCGTCGTCGCCCGCAGCGTCTGCGGAGACGACGCCTGCACCGTCCAGACGTAGTCGAAGACGTCGAACATCGGCGCGAGCAGACCGGCGCGCGGGTCGATCGGCACGACGCCGAGGGCATCCACCCGGGTCACGCCCTGGGCGTTGCGGAGCGCCGCCGCCGACGCGTCGGCGTTCAGCGTGATCGCACTCGGCTCGTACTCGCCCAGCGACGTCGCGAACCCGGTCATCGCCACGAACTGGCCCGCGACGATCGTGCCGAACTGATCGCCGACGAGCAGGGCGGGATCGGTGACGTCGTTGAGCAGACGCGGCACGCCCGCATCGCTCCGCTCCTCGGAGCGGATCTCCGTGCCCTCCGCCGACAGGTCGTAGCCGTTGACGCTCTGCACCGTCTGCAGGCTCAGCCGCAGCTGCTGCCGCACCTCCGCCATCGCCGTCGGGCTCGCCTCCAGCAGATTGCCCGAGAGATCGATCTGCGCTCGGCCGTTCTCGATCGGCACGGAGCCCGTGACGAGCGTCGTGCCCGTCGGGAAGCCGCTGTGCAGCACGCCCGACATGCGCTCGCCCGGCCCTCCGAGCAGTGCGCTGACGATCTCGGTCGGCAGCGCCGCCCGCGTCATGAACCAGCGGGTCTCGGGCACCATGATCTCGCCCGGGCCGACGAAGTACAGCTGATGCGGGGCCCAGATGGTGGTGAACGTCGTGGTGTCGAGAATGATGCCGTTCGGCGCCGATGCGATGCGCCACTCGCCTCCGATGCGCTCCAGCTCGAAGCGCAGCTCGGTGTTCGCCCCGGGCTCGACCGGAAGCATGAAGCCCTCGGCGTCGACCTTGGCCTGAGCCGAGATCTCGAGGGTGCCCGATCCGTCGTCGTTCGCGGTGTACGGCCGGCTGCCGTCGTCGACGAGCACGTTGGACGACGGGTCCCACTGCTTCGCGTAGTCGGGCGCGAGGAACTCGCGGGCGGTGGCGTAGTCGTCGGCGCTCGAGACGGCCGCAAGCACGAAGCCGCGCACGACGTCCTCCTGCGACGAGCCGGCCGCTGGGCCCGCCGCGTTGAACTGCACGGGCTGCTCGGCCTGCTGCAGATCCTCGGCCCCGGCCCGCACCGGCCCCGAACTCGGAATCGCGTTGCACGCCGTGAGCATGAGCGACGCGGCGGCGAGGATGACCGCCGCCGCCCGCGCGCGGCTCCGGAAACGCTTCATCTTCTGCCTTCCTTCCGAATGCGTCGCCCCGGCCGCCGCAACCACCCGCCGGTCACCCGGGGATCGCCCTGGTCGCCGGCGATGTCGTCGGGGATGAGCGGCAGCGGCGACATGAAGTCGGTGATGCTCTCGCCGCGGGGCAGCGTCAGTCTGAAGTTCGTTCCGACGCCGAGCTGCGACCACGCCTCCAGGATGCCGCCGTGCACCGCCGCATCCTCCTGAGCGATCGCGAGCCCGAGGCCCGTGCCGCCCAGCGTGCGCTTGCGCGACGGATCGGCGCGCCAGAAGCGGTCGAACACGTGCGCCAGATCCTCCTCGCGCATCCCGATGCCCCAGTCGCGCACCGACAGCGAGATGGCGCTGGCGTTCGAATCGATCGAGACCAGGATGCTGCGCCCCTCGCCGTGCTCGATGGCGTTGCCGACCAGGTTCGACACGATGCGGCGGATGCGCCGGGCGTCCACATCGATCGGGGCGTAGCCGCCGAGCGCGCGCACCTCGATGATGCCGCGCGAGAGCGGCTGCAGCCCCTCCACCACCTCGGTCGCGAGCGAGACGAGGTTCGTCGGCTCCGTCTCGAGCGTGACCCGCCCCGCGTCGTATCGCGAGATCTCGAGCAGGTCCTCGAGGAGCGACTCGAAGCGGTCGATCTGCGCGCCGAGCACCTCGACGGCGCGCTGCTGGCCCGGTTCGAGTCCCTGCGTGCTGCTCTGGAGCACCTGGCTGGCGAGGCGCACCGTGGTCAGCGGGGTGCGCAGCTCGTGCGAGACGTCCGAGACGAAGCGCTGCTGCATCTCCGACAGCTGATCGAGCTCGCCGATGCGCATCTGCAGGGTCTCCGCCATGTCGTTGAAGCCCTCCGAGAGCACGTCGAAGTGCTCGTCGTTCTGCAGCGGCATGCGCGCATCGCTCTCCCCCGACGCGAGACGGCGACTCGCCGCCGCCGCCGAACGGATGGGCCGGAAGACGATCCGCGACATGATCCATACGAGCACGCCGATGAAGGCCATCATCGCGGCCGCCGTGATCAGCAGGGTGCGCTGCACGAACGACAGCGTGTCCTGCGTATCGGCGAGGTTGTAGCCGATGAAGAGATCGTAGGTTC
It encodes the following:
- a CDS encoding HtaA domain-containing protein; amino-acid sequence: MTAQKNWRRVLATATTGLLVASGLALAPVAANAAPGDGVVADATLSWGVKSSFRNYITGTIANGKVTNLGATTGSGPYAWAGGSGTANLDGSGLEIAFGENDGVHFQGHASGDDYSLDLSLTQPQVKVTSASTAELYFDVDGREFAGAQAGAVGERYSLDDVHFADIALPAPSASGSTYTWTSAPTTLTTEGAKALSQYPAGTALDPITFTAPVSAVPATETTTSIAASASKVTQGDSVEFTATVAPAEAAGSVTFTNRTANGVGEISPAIPVANGVAKFSIDTLPVGANAVEAKFTPTDASAFAASTTTTSATVTVEEQKVWAPKIDVYLEDGVTPVGDTRVSAGDKLVVKGQGFDPEANVGGRGMPIPNTLPQGTYVVFGEFAENWKPSAGAASTQRLSATQGWVLTEDTLNAIPTQYQGAVRGQWVELNADGSFEWTATLQDRDAAKPAPVDGSYGVFTYAAGGVTNAAQEQEVRLNYGAPIVKTSTTLQADVESVRAGAEVTLTADVTPADQAGTVQFSNGSAALGEPVEVVDGVATLTTTELPLGANKITAEFAPANAADVIGSKSDAVTVTVAAQPAITIDGEKPAAVAVRQGEPIEFAGGPFTAGSEFEVWIDAAGAMQPVSLSSVAAEAAEDAVPLKVGDVTVDGSGMAAITWNVPADFAPGEYVVSFRGTNVDEYLDADFTVSQYVLSTTTLTSSAGVGGSPNGVEFVATIAPETATGEVTFTNNGVAFATVPVANGTASATADLAVGSNEIVATFASSDATVSDSVSDALVITVTGSGSGAGGAADGGADGSGSAGAGANGGGTGAGTGTIDAVVTKPAAGAKGLASTGGADFAGLLAGGALALLLGAGLMVARRRITAN
- the msrB gene encoding peptide-methionine (R)-S-oxide reductase MsrB, whose amino-acid sequence is MSKPIDSADYPFQLSESEWRERLAPDEYAVLRNQGTERAGTGELLDEERDGLYRCRACSNELFVAGTKFDSGCGWPSFYESVRPGAVELLEDRSLGMVRTEVRCARCGSHLGHVFPDGFGTPTGDRYCMNSLSLSFEPGAQPGEPGAERDDA
- a CDS encoding nitroreductase family protein translates to MSEYGGPAYRALRRRRSHSKVTEEAPSREELEAYVAAMASVSDHSRMRPWRIIELRGKDRKKLAKGLAKASGEDRGKYIAKMTRAPLVLVIVVSPGDTRKVPLWEQEAVASGVAHLLGLLLHESGWGSIWKSGTHTRSKAVRKALGVRKPEYLLGWLHVGGIPERDRAEKPRKPLDLSRHLSGPG
- a CDS encoding DMT family transporter, with the translated sequence MPNSSIPVWAALIGSGLAGVLVAVQSRINGGLSQELGNGYVTAAVSFGSGLIVMCIAVLITRRGRTGLVRLRDEVRSRSLPVWTLFGGAGGAFFVLAQGLVTPIMGLALFTVGIVAGQVLGGLLLDRAGLGPGGRIDPTPMRVIGTALAIVAVALSVGFGGVHGAWLMVFPVIIGVGVSAQSMVNGLVRAAAQSAVTSTFVNFVVGTAILAVMAVISVAVDGWPTAWPTAPYFYIGGVIGTLFIAVAAMLVRTAGVLLLSMSNVAGQLIASVAFEAGAPLAGGLTQGMIAGSAVALLAVVVAALPSRRRSTEG
- a CDS encoding DsbA family protein; the protein is MAHETNPRPTKNERRAQARAEAAAAREQEKKREKRNRLFLQGGIAVGVIAVLAIVALVLTQSIKPAGPGPENMASGGAVFGKDLKVVTGPALPAGEERVAPEQNFDELPVEVTVYADYMCPYCGQFEQQYGTMLENYVGAGDVEMTIYPLNFLDNASLGSKYSTRAANLFACVVDQQPGYAFKLNNALLSAEVQPAESTTGLTDEQLIEQAEAAGAEADTELRQCVKDRTFGSFISANYKQVSEVGIQGLAKGAQLLGADGVTLQDADEPQRLVSTPTVIVNGQQWSQSRDGDLESYLLKVKSELEQQNASAEAPADSE